TGTAAGCTGCAGCTCACCTCGGGTCAGGGCAGTGACCCACACTCCCAGCTGCAGGTGAGGACCGGCAGTGTGGCCCTCTGCCAGTTGGAAcctcccagctcctccctcaACTCTCAGAGGTCCCCTTCCCACTGCGGGCACGCCCTTCCCTGGACAGGGGCAGGTGGGAGACGGGGCTGTGAGGCCCGGGCTGACGCAACTAAGTGGCCTTAGCCAGGGCTTGATGGTCACGGCTCCCCAGGCCAGCCTGTTCCATGGAAGGGGTGGCTGCCCCCTAAAACCAGGGCATTTCCTCTCTGGTCCTGGTCCAGGGAGCAGCCAGATGATCCCCCTTTCTACAGCCCTGTGATTTTGAGTCCCGTGAAAGCCCAGTCCTCTGCCCAGATGCCCGCACTGTCATCATTTTCACCCCGTCCCCATGCACGTGATGATGGACAGGGAAGGGGAACTCCTCTGTTACCCAAGAAAGGGCCCCGGGCTTGAAtgagcagaaagggaaggaagtggCGTCGGATGTGGCCTTCGGGGATGCCCAGCACCTGCCCCAGACCCGTGATGCTGACTCCGGGGCTGGGTCCGTAGGAGCTGCTGGGTCAgccgaggggggggggggggggcacgatGATGAGCTGGGGAGACATGACGAAGGCCTGGGGCCCCAGACCGTGGGGGAGGCACCTTCCGGGTGGCACGAGCAGGTGGCTGGGGGTCTGGGAGCCTGGGGACTTGTCTCGCTCGTACCCAGCTTGTGGCTGGTGGAGTGGGAAGGGGGCGAGGCTGGGGGTGGTGTCCACCTGCCCCGATACTACTCCTGAGAGCCCTCGAGCCGTCGGCCCATTTAGTCCTGGCCTGGGGATCTGTGTGGACACCGGGCCTCAGCTGCGGACCGGAGGTTCATGAGGCAGCCCCTGACGCCCCCGCCTGGTGGCCGGGCACTGTCTCCACAGAGCTGCACGCAGGAGATCGGCGAGGAGCTGGTCAACGGGGTCATCCATTCCATCTCCCTGCGGAAGGTGCAGGCACACCACGGCGCCAACAAGGGCCAACGCTGGCTCGGGGTGAGTGCGGGCACAGGGGCCCCCACCGCCGGGACCCTGCGGAGGCCCGGGGGCCAGACGCCGCTCAGCGACTCTGTTGGGTTCCCTCCCAGGGCCTTCCTGCCTGAGGGCCCCACAGCCCCCCCTCCCAGAGGATCATGGGCCttcgtgcccccccccccccccactgtccaGTCCTGGGCTCGGCCGGGAGCATCCCTCTGCATGTATTTGATGAATATGAAAAAAGACGCTCTTTggtaaaacatttatatttaaaaaaatatttttaatgtttatttatgagagagagagagagagcgcacacgcacttgtgcggtggggaggggcagagagagaaggagacagagaatcagaagcaggctccaggctctgagctgtcagcacagagcccgatgcggggctcgaacccacaaaccgtgagatcatgacccgagtcaaagtcggatgctcaactgacagagccacccaggcacccccccccccaaaaagaccCTTTTCGAAAAACACAACAAAGGCACTTTTCTGCTGTTTTTACTTTACGTTAGGCTGCAAGTGATTTTGTACGTTGCCCCAGTTTTTCTCGTTTTAATTCCTGCCCCCGGTTGTGTCAGGGGCCGTGAACCCGCCCTTGCAGACCCTCAAGCCCTTCCGCAGCACCTCGCTTAGAAGGGCTAGTTTGACCCAAAAGGGGCGGAGGCTGAGGCTACTATATAACTTGCAGTCTCCTGGGGCACAGCCCTGTGACCCCTCCAGGTCAGAGGTAGGGCCGGACTCAGCAGCACAACATTCCAAAGGGGAGGCCCGGTCGTCACGGTGATTCACCCTTTCATGCTCTAGGACCTGGTCTTGATTCCTTCCCACAGCTTTCCCCGGGGCTGCACTGAACATGCTGTATCTCTTCTCACCCCAGAATAAGCCTCTGTGTTCTCGTCTCTAGAATGGGCAGGTTTTGCCAGGGCTCACGGGAGTGATGCTCCTAATACAAGGAGGGGCTGTCGTTTTAAGTTCCCCTAACAGAATGGCCAGAAAGTGTTGGGTTAGTATTTTTTAGCCCTCCCCATCTccaattccactttttttttcaatgctttattttatttttgagagggggggggcagagtgcGAACGGCAGTGGGGGGCgttgggcagaaagagggaaacagaatcggaagcaggctccaggctctgagctgtcagcacggagcccgacgtggggctcaaacccgcggactgcgagatcatgacttgagctgaagtcggatgcctaacccactgagccacccaggtgccccttccgaTTCCACTTCTTAAGCTGAGAACGTTTTTCTGCTGGGGGCACGCATGTCTGCGCCCTTGCCACATGTCACTGAGCACTTGGGAGTTCATCTGAGCCCCTGTGTCCCACCCCAGTGTGAAAATGAGTCAGCCCTGAACCTGTATGAGACCTGCAAGGTGCGGACGGTGAAGGCCGGCACGCTGGAGAAGCTGGTGGAGCACCTGGTGCCTGCCTTCCAGGGCAGCGACCTCTCCTACGTCACCATCTTCCTGTGCACGTACCGAGCCTTCACCACCACCCAGCAGGTGCTGGACCTGCTGTTCAAAAGGTGAGCACGGCCCCCGCACAGCACAGcggctccccgccccctcctggcACCTTTTTGAGCCTCAGGTGTCTCGTGGGAACCCTGGGTGTCAGGAGGACCACCCCACATGGGGTCGTGTCCCACTGTTGGGACAAGTCCCCCACCCTGTGCCCGGCCCGTGGAGGGGGTTGCCTGGGGCTGCCgtgcttcctctctgcctccagcctggGTGTCCCGTGCCTGGGGCAAAGCTGCTCTCGCCCTCGATTCCATATGGGGGACCCATCCTGGGGGTGGCCAGGGAGGGGTCCCCAACCCCCTCAGATGTCTGTACGGTGCTGGCTGGGCTTCGTTCACTCAACAAGTGGGCACGGAGCCCCTTCTAGACGCTTCGCATACCCCAGACCAGACTCTACCCTCCTGGGCTTCCGTTCTCGTCCAGAAGTCAGCCAGTAACCCTAGACATCATAGCAGGTACGGTAGATGTGATGCCCTCACGGCCTCCTCTAGATACGGATGCATCCTTCCTTATTCTGACGAGGACGGCGGACCCCAGGACCAACTGAAAAAGTGAGCGGACTTGGGAGCTGATGGGAGGACCCCCGTCTCCAAGGTGGGGGACATCtagagcgggggtgggggcgggggcgctggGCAGGGCCACGGCTCCCACACGAGCTGTGATTCCTGCTGGAGGGCCAAGGGGCGGGGGCCTCTCCTGCAGGAGGAAAGGAGTCAGACAGCCGTGGCTGGGGTCCTGGGCCCTGGGGAGCAGAAGAGAGGCCGGGGGCTGAGGTTGGCCCCTGAGAGAGTGGGTCCCCCCCACAGCCCACCCCAGCCCTTCCTGCCCGGCCCCGACCCGGGGTCCCAGGACGGAGGTGCGGGGGCCACCTGCTCACCCATCGACCTCACGCGTCAGTCCCCTGAGTCCAGCTGCCCGGACTGAGAACAGTGTTCCTGAGAATAGTGTCTGTGGGGAGAGGAGACCCCCAGGCGCCTCGGAGGCAGTACGGCAGCCATGGGTGCAGGAGCTGGGGACGAGGGGCCGTGAGAGCCCAcgcaggctgggagggaggacgCTGCCTGTTCCCTCCTCCTCACACACTTACgcagcacctactgtgtgcggccagggcagggacagagcagaCACGGCAGCCCTCCGCCGTCCTGGAGTTTACGCCCCCGgacagacaggggaggggcaggcctcCCTGAGGAAGGCAGGGGTGCCCACACCATCGATGGAGGGTTCCCTCCTGTGGAGACGGCCAGGCCCCCGCCTCCTGACTGGACCTGCCCCTGCCTGGACGGCCAGtggcgtggggggggggcggtgctcagGTGGGCCTGGCCTCTGGATGGAGGACCCCCAGGGGCGCCGCAGGGGGCCGTGCAGAAGGAAAGGCCGGCCGCTGACTCTGCTGCCTGCCCCCCCGCTCCCTCCAGTGCCATCTCCTCCattctgggcacctggctggaccAGTACTCGGAGGACTTCTGTCAGCCCCCAGACTTTCCCTGCCTCAAGCAGCTGGTGGCCTACGTGCAGCTCAACATGCCTGGTTCTGACCTAGAGCGCCGTGCCCAGCTTCTCCTGGCCCAGCTGGAGCACGCAGAGCTCACAGAGGCCGAGCCCGAGGGTGAgaaggctggggggtgggggatgggggtacACGGGGCCGGGGCggtgctgggccacccagggaggAGCCCCTGGGGGCTGATGTGGGGCCAGGAGCAGAGACTGAGAGCCCCGGCGGGGGACCGCAGGGGGGCAGAGGTCCCGGTGTGGGTTCCTGGCCGCGGCTTCCCCGGGAGGCTCTGGAGTGGGTTCTGTCTCTGCAAAGACATCTGGAAACTTCTCTCCTCTAGCTCTGTCGCCAGCTCCAGCGCCACTTCTAAAACCAGCTCCAGAACTAGAGCGGGCTTTGGCACCTGAGTCAGAACCAGAGCTAGAGCCGGCTCCAACACCAGCTCCAGAACCAGAGCTAGAGCCGGCTCCGGAACCGGCTCCGGAACCGGCTCCAGCCCCAGCTCCGGAACTAGAGCCAGCTCTATCGCAAACTGTAGACCTGGAGGCAGCTCCGGTGCCCGAGCCTCCCTGGCCGTCACCTGTGGCTGCAGAAAATGGCCTGAATGAGAAGCCTCACCTCTTGGCCTTCCCTCCCGACCTGGTGGCAGAGCAGTTCACACTGATGGATGCGGTGAGCAGTTTTTCTCAgccgggcagggcaggggagcgCTTTCCTCCAGCCTCTGGTCCATTCCCTGCCATTCCCCGACATATCCCAGCTCCGTTCCTGCGTGGTCTCTGGACTGTGGATGCAGAGAtgggaccctccccaccccatccctgtgCGCAGTGACGATGGATTAAATGAGACGGGGCGGTAGAAGGCTGGGCGGAGCCCGGCCCATTCGATGGGGGGGGTGGAGCTCACCGTGGTACGTCCAGCTCCATGGGTCACTCCACCATCTGCTCGGGAGGCCTCGGCACCTACGAGGCACCTGCCGTGTCCTGGAGTTTACGGCAGACAAAGCCTGTGGGCGGAGCGCCCGCAGTGAGCGTGCATCTGGACAGGGTGGGGGGACCTGAGCCACGACGGGGGAGCCGAAGGTGCCGCCTGGTGTGCGCAGCTGTGAGCCAGCTTCTGGTGCTTGCAGTGAGTGAGGGTGGGCGTCTGAAAATGCCAGACGCTCTTTGCTGCCCGTGCGTCATCTGGGTCACTCGTGCGCTGGGCGCCCACGGTCGGCGGAGAACAGAGCCCAGAGGCACGGCCCCCACCCCGGGCCTGCGAGGCTCGAGCCACATCCTCAGCTTtccctgagctccagccctgACCGGGGACCCTGCCTGGGACTAGGGAGACCGGGGATGCTGAGCTGGGCCGTGGCAGTGCTAGGTGACGCTCCCCATGATCCCCCAGGAGCTGTTCAAGAAGGTGGTGCCCTACCACTGCCTGGGCTCCATCTGGTCCCAGCGGGACAAGAAAGGCAAGGAACACCTGGCTCCCACTGTCCGCGCCACAGTCACCCAGTTCAACAGTGTGGCCAACTGCGTCATCACCACCTGCCTGGGGGACCGGACTGTGACGGCCCGGGACAGGGCCAGGGTGGTGGAGCACTGGATCGAGGTGGCCAGGGTATGCCTTGGAGGGGCCCTGGGGAACCCCTTTCTCGCCTTCATCTGCCCTCAGGGCTGTGGTCTGTGGTCCACCAGCCTGCAGAGACCCCAGCCCTCCCTTCGCAGCGGCTCGCTGGCCTTGATTCACACATCCCACTGCCTCGATGCTCACTGCCCGCTTAACGTCCTCCCTCGTGTTGAGCTCAGAGCCTCCTCCTGGGAGTGTCATGGACGGGGGCCCAGATGCTCGTTGGGGCTCCCTGGGAGTCTGTGTCACCCAGGATGGAAGGTCAGAGCTCAGGGGACTGCACCCGCACCCCACGGCCCTTCTGTTCCTCTGCCAGGAGTGCCGTGTCCTCAAGAACTTCTCGTCTCTCTACGCCATCCTGTCGGCCCTCCAGAGCAACTCCATCCACAGGCTGAAGAAGACGTGGGAAGAAGTTTCCAGGTGGGGAGACCTCTCTCTGCAGGAGCTCCACCTGGAGGGACCCGGGACCCCCCAAGCGACTAAGCATTGTCCCCTCTGTGAGCCTGGGACCTGCCAGGAGGCAGCAAATCCTGAGGCCGGCCTGCTGGTTGGGGGTCCAAGTGTCCGTTGGCCTTAGGCCAGCACCTCTgccctgggactcagtttccctatctgtcaAGCACTAGACAGAGCCACATTGGACATTTTCCTGTGTTTCCTTGCCAGCCACACCACTCTGTCCCCTTGAAATCCAAACCGATCCAAACAGAGCCACACACGTGGAGCTCGCCTCCCCCGGCCCACAGAGCGCCCTGGGCCCAGCAGAACCCCGGGTGAAAACCACCCGTCTGGGCGGTTGGGTCCTTGGGTCCTAAATGGATGGGCACTCACACCCCTCCCTGCCATTCCCATggttctcctcccttcccccacccagggaCAGCTTCCGCATCTTCCAGAAGCTGTCGGAGATTTTCTCGGATGAGAACAACTACTCACTGAGCAGAGAGCTGCTCATCAAGGTAAAgtctgggcagaggagggaggttCTCGGTGGacatttctttgaaaagttcCAGTCCTATCTGGGCTGGACTTTGAGGAGAGTGGGATCTTTTTGGTGCATGGGCCGGTGGGAGGTAGTTTGGGGGACAGGAGGCCCCGGTAATGGAATGGTGTGGGAGCAGCTGAGGTGTTCTACAAGGCGGGGAGCGAGAGGGTGGCTGGATCGGCAGGTCTCCTGCTTCCTCCAGGCTGCTGGGCGGCTGGGGTCTGGGGTGGGAGGCTCCTTCCGTCGGTGCTGCAGCTCAGGGTGGGCACACCCCGGCTCCCTGGGGACAAGGCACCGCAGGGGGTGCCAGAGGCTAAGTCCTGAAGGGGCTGCTCGACCTTGGGTCCAAATGAGCAGTCCTGGGACGCAGCTCTGGGAGCCCTGGGGGACTCCTCACCCCGCCCCGGGGCAGGCGCCACAAACGGATCCCAGACATCCTGCAGGCTGTCACTGCAGGGCCTCAAATTAGCCAGATGACCAGTTAGCAGGAACAGATCTCCAGCCCACTCACCTCTGAGTCCCTGTaggaccttgggcaggtcactacccctctcggggcctcagtttccttagcgGGAGAGCGGAGGAAGGATGAGCCTGGGGTCCCTCTAGTCTCACGACTCACGGGGAGGCAGTGAGATACCAGGAGAAGAGGAGTGTGGGAGAGTTCTGTGCAGGGCCCCCACCTCGGAGAGGGCACGGGCTGCTGAGTCCTTGGAGACCTCCCGGAGGTGGGTGTCTTGCTCACCTGCACTTTCCAGACCAGGAAACAGGCTTGGGGAGGCCAGGCCACTGGCCCCACATTCCCACACCCCGGGAGCACCAGGGCACCCCActggtgacagcagagcattCGGACCAGTGACCAAGTACCAAGGTCAGGTCTGCtggaggggaaagaggggaagagaggagggtcTCACTGATCCCGTCCCCAACCCTGGCAGGAAGGCACCTCCAAGTTTGCCACCCTGGAGATGAACCCCAAGAGAGCCCAGAAGCGGCCAAAGGAGACGGTGAGTACACTCGAGGCCGAGAGAGGTGAGGGGGGGCCGGCccgaggcaggagaggaggggtcGCCCCCAGCCCTTCCACCCTGCCGCTGCAGTGACCTGAGCTCCTCTGGGCCCTGACAGGGCTGTGCCCTGACCAGCAGGGGGTCTCGAGGGTGCCGATGGCAGCTGGGCTCGGTGGGCTTAGGAGTGGGGAGGGTCCAGGGACCACAGAACCTCAGCGAGGTTGGGGTCTGtgggcactgggagggagtctgGGGGAGACTGCTGAAGGTCCCCGGGCTGCTCCgagtgggaggctgggggaggcctCGGCCGTTGCTCATCAGCCCTACCCCAACGTCACAGGGTGTCATCCAGGGCACCGTTCCCTACCTGGGCACCTTCCTCACAGACCTGGTGATGCTGGACACCGCGATGAAGGACTATCTGTATGTGAGTGAGCcccgggggccggggccgggcgggAGTGGGGCCGGGGTCCTGGAGCCCTAGGGGAAAGCGCCCCTCACCGAGCCCTGAGCTCTCAAGCGCTGGGCACACCTTGTCTGAGggcccccagccacccccacgTGCCTGGGCTCCTGCCCCGCTCACCAGTGAGTAAACAGAGCTAGGTGCCCAGCCGCTGAGGCTTAGAGCTGCCCAGGGTCTGGCCCAGCTGCCCACGGCCCTCCCTTGGGCAGCAACCACAGGAGGAGAGAGGCCCGCCCTCCAAGCTGGACCTTCCTGCCTGAGGCCTCAATCCTTTTGTCCTCAGAGGGCTGGGCCAGTAGTTGTTTGAagctctgtccctctgcccaccaccccctaGATCCTaggaccaccccctccccaggcccagaggtgtgtgtgtgtgtgtgtgtgtgtgtgtgtgtgtgtgtgtgtgtgttcgtccACCCCGCCCCCTGGTGTATGCTGTCGGTAGTGCAGCCTgagaggggctgaggggtggTTATGGGCAAGGGGACGCCTTCTGATGCTCGCTGGCTGTCTGCCTTCCAGGGGAGACTGATCAACTTCGAGAAGCGGAGGAAGGTGAGCGGCTGCCGTCCGTACGtgttggcgggggggagggggggtggaaaTCAGAGACCTGCCTCAGCTGCATCCTGCTTCCTGTTATATTTGTGGGGAGAGTTGGATACACAGAGGAGGGGGGACCTCTCCCACTGGAGGGGGGTACAGGAGGCCAGAATCAAGGACAGCTTCCTGGGAGGGGCTGTTTTGTTAGAACAGAGTGGCCCTGGGCGGGAGTAGAGAGtaggagaggacacagagaccctgggcccctgccccgcccagcacccccacccacGACCTCCCCGGCAGCCCCTCGGGCCACACCCAGCACCGCATCTATCCCATCACTGTCCCGTCCTTCCCTCTGGGCCCCAGGAATTCGAAGTGATCGCCCAGATCAAGCTGCTCCAGTCGGCCTGCAACAATTATAGCATCACACCCGAGGAGCACTTTGGGGCCTGGTTCCGGGCCATGGAGCGACTCAGCGAGACGGAGAGGTGAGGCTGGCTGGGTGCGGGTGGGGCACGGCAGGGGCAGGCGGGCTGTGGTGTGGGATCTTGCTCAGGACCGGGCTCTGTTGCCTGGTGGTGGCTCGGCGTCTGGACCCCCACTGCCAGGCAGGTTCTGGGAGGGAGACCCGAGTGTGCCTCCTGCTCGCCTCACGGCTGCCTCTGTCCTGTAGCTACAACCTGTCGTGTGAGCTGGAGCCCCCCTCCGAGTCGGCCAGCAACACCCTCAAGGCCAAGAAGAACGCGGCCATCGTCAAGCGCTGGAGCGAGTGAGTGGCCCCGGGCTGGCAGGAAGGGCTCCCTCGGGGCTTACAGAAGCCTCAGGCTGAGCGCGACTGGGGCCACTTGTCtaccctccctgggcctcagtttcctcctctgtgaaatggggcgaTCCTAAATCGATCGCTTCCAAAGCAGGGACAGACGTGGTGCCGGTGACTGACCGAGCCCTTGGCGCAGAGCCCGGAGTGccgagtgtgggggtgggggcaggggtgggatgTGTCCCAGGGGAGGCCCCCCGAGTAAGCTGAGCCGTCCACGCAGCCGCCAGGCCCCCAGCACGGAGCTCAGCAGCAGCGGCAGCTCCCACTCCAAGTCCTGTGACCAGCTCCGGTGCGCCCCCTACCTCAGCAGCGGGGACATCGCTGACGCACTCAGCGTCCACTCAGCCGGCTCCTCCAGCTCCGACGTGGAGGAGATCAACGTGAGCTTCGTCCCGGAGTCCCCCGACGGTCAGGAAAAGAAGGTGACCGCCCGCCCTTTCTCCCCGACGGCTCTTTGCGGGGCCCAGGGCCCCCCACGCCACACCCGTGAGCGGCCGAGGGGCGCTCCCGGCTCCCGAACAGAGCACCCGGGGTCCCCCGGAGCCGGGCGCTGGCCCGGGCGTCCTGCTGACCGTGCCGTCCCCACAGTTCTGGGAGTCGGCCTCCCAGTCGTCCCCGGAGACCTCCGGCATCAGCTCAGCTTCCAGCAGCGCgtcctcctcctcagcctccacCACGCCCGTGGCTGCCACGCGCACCCACAAGCGCTCCGTCTCAGGGGTCTGTGGCCACAGCGCCTCGCTGCCCCTCTACAACCAGCAGGTGGGCGACTGCTGCATCATCCGCGTCAGCCTGGATGTGGACAACGGCAACATGTACAAGAGCATCCTGGTGAGCGGCGCGGGCGGGCGTCCCCGTGCCCGCGCTCTGCCGGGCTGCACGCGCGTGCCGGGCTCCGCCCCCTGCCCGCTGTCCTGGAGCCGGCCTTCCGGGGCGGTCGGGAAAGACAGATGGTCGGCGGACAGAAAGAAAGCAGCTTCCGTGGAGATCCGGGGCCGGGGAGGGCTTCACAGACAAGGCACCCGAGGCgggcagggaggcggggaggcctGAGGTCCGCGGCTCGGGGCCTGGATCTCCGTGGCGGCAGACAGAAGCCGCTGCTGGCTGGGGTGACGGGTCGGGTGACTCAGGGCTTCTCTGCGGGGGTGGGCTGGTGGCCGGAGAGGCGGAGGGGCCGGTCCGGAGGCGGTCAGGCGGGGAGAACGGTGGCCACCAGGCTGGTGGCTGTGGAGGTGACGGGCGGTATGAGACGTTAGATGTCATTCAGCGCCTGAGATCAAGCCAAGGGGATTTGTCTCCAGACACTGTGTGTGctgctggtgggggcagggacttGCGTTCCAGAACTCAGTCTGTAGACGAGCCCTGTGCACTCTCTGGAGGTCCCCCATCCTGTCACAGTGCCCGCGTTCCCTGGGGCAGCGTCCTCGTTGGCCCCTGGCGTGTGCCCCTTCCTGGGCGGGAACCGGCCGCGGGAGACCTAGTTCGCAGCTAGCAGCCCCAAGGAGCGAAGAGAAAAGGCTTTTCTCCCGGGGCCCCGCAGCCAGACGGCCATGCCTGAGGGCCGTTCACAGGGACAGGCTGGCTGAGAGGGGAAACGTGCTTCTGAAAGAAcctcaaatatgtgaaaatgcaCGCACGCGTGACCCTGTCCTTGTCCGTGCGGGCTGCCGTTAACAACGGGTCAGGTGCCCGTTACATACCCACCGCGTACTGAGCTGCTCTCCCCGCCAGGAACTAGCCTGACTGTCCTTAAAGAGCTGCCTGCATGACCCCACGTCCGAGGCCCGTCTGCACTCTGGCCTTTGGGGTCGAGGCAAGATGGGTGGCCTGTGCTGGCCACCACAGCAGCCTCTAGCCAGTGCAGGCCTGGCCTACAGGCAGCCCctgggcacctggccagctcctCTCCTACCTCCAGGGCTGGGACTAGACGCCCTCTCCTCCCTGGGTTCACTGATCCCATTGTCCCGCCGGGCCGGGATCCAGGGGAACAGCCCCCGGGAGCAGGCAGGTTCCCACGGTGGCATGGGAGGTGGCTTGtaggagaatgggggggggggggggcaggaacaATGGGGAAAAGGCCCTCATCGTAGTGTGGGGGCCTCCTGGGGCAGGACCAGGTGGTGAGGCGCCCGTGGACCCAGCCAGAAGCTGAGCCTTTGAACGCAGCACGAGGCAGCTCCGAGGGTCCCTGGTGCTATGCTCTGTGGAGGCTCCTCCTGGACCCTCGACCTCATGGCTGCCCCCTCTCTGATCCAGGTAACCAGCCAGGACAAGGCTCCAGCCGTCATCCGCAAGGCCATGGACAAACACAACCTGGAAGAGGATGAGGCCGACGAATACGAGCTCGTGCAGGTTATCTCCGACGACCGCAGTAAGTCCGGGGCCAGGCAGGCGGGCTGCGGGGGGGGCGGCACCACACCCCAGGCCCACGGCCCCGCACTCCCTGGGGCAGCGTCCTCGTTGGCCCCTGGCATGTGCCCTTTCCTGGGCGGGAACCGGCCGCGGGAGACCTAGTTCGCAGCTTAGCGGCCCCAAGGAGCGAAGAGAAAAGGCTTTTCTCCCGGGGCCCCGCAGCCAGACGGCCAAGCCCGAGGGCCGTTCACAGGGACAGGCTGGCTGAGAGGGGAAACGTGCTTCCGAAAGAAcctcaaatatgtgaaaatgcaCGCACGCGTGACCCTGTCCTCGTCCGTGCGGGCTGCCGTGACAAAACACCACGGGCCGGGGAGGGGCTGTTAAACTAGTGAAATGTACTGCTCATGGTTCTaaaggctggaagtctaagatcaaggtgccggcagggtcaggttctggtgagggccTTCTTCCGGGTGGCAGACGGCCACCTTCtcgtgtcctcacgtggcagaagGGGCGTGGGGGCCTCAGGAATGGGATTATTATAATATCCTGACCTCATCACTGCCCCAAGGCCCCAGTGCTTGGGGCATTAGGATTCCCACACGAATCTTGGGCACACACAATCATTCTGACCATAGCAGACGttaacaattgaaaaaaaaatttttttttaatgtttatttatttatgtatttatttttaacatttttttaatgtttcttttggagagagagagagggacagagcacaggggggggaggggcagagagagagggagacaacagaatccgaagcgggatccaggctctgagctgtcagcacagagcccgatgcggggctcaaacccgtgaactgggagatcgtgacctgagccgacgtcggacgcgtaaccgacggagccccccagttgtttgtttatttttgagggagagcacacgcaggggaggggcagagagagagggggacagaggatccgaagcgggctctgtcctgacagcagagagcctgacgtgggatttgaactcatgaaacgtgaaatcgtgacctgggccgaagtcaggcgcttaaccgactgaacccccgaGGCGCCCCCGGCAGATGCTAAAAACAGGCTCCGAgggtgtggctcagtgggtcagaGCTGGGAAAGCGACAGAACCAAGAGCAAGCACAGACTCGGAGCTGGGCTGCGGGGCTCGGAGAGCTCGGGCAAGGTCCTTAGGCCGCCTGtgcctgtgtccccctccccacgaGAGCGGGGAA
This DNA window, taken from Acinonyx jubatus isolate Ajub_Pintada_27869175 chromosome D4, VMU_Ajub_asm_v1.0, whole genome shotgun sequence, encodes the following:
- the RALGDS gene encoding ral guanine nucleotide dissociation stimulator isoform X4, encoding MAREARPAAPRVRKGWVFFACVSVVAARRWAIARRAILRSPAPWPAAVPAPATKSCTQEIGEELVNGVIHSISLRKVQAHHGANKGQRWLGCENESALNLYETCKVRTVKAGTLEKLVEHLVPAFQGSDLSYVTIFLCTYRAFTTTQQVLDLLFKRYGRCDALTASSRYGCILPYSDEDGGPQDQLKNAISSILGTWLDQYSEDFCQPPDFPCLKQLVAYVQLNMPGSDLERRAQLLLAQLEHAELTEAEPEALSPAPAPLLKPAPELERALAPESEPELEPAPTPAPEPELEPAPEPAPEPAPAPAPELEPALSQTVDLEAAPVPEPPWPSPVAAENGLNEKPHLLAFPPDLVAEQFTLMDAELFKKVVPYHCLGSIWSQRDKKGKEHLAPTVRATVTQFNSVANCVITTCLGDRTVTARDRARVVEHWIEVARECRVLKNFSSLYAILSALQSNSIHRLKKTWEEVSRDSFRIFQKLSEIFSDENNYSLSRELLIKEGTSKFATLEMNPKRAQKRPKETGVIQGTVPYLGTFLTDLVMLDTAMKDYLYGRLINFEKRRKEFEVIAQIKLLQSACNNYSITPEEHFGAWFRAMERLSETESYNLSCELEPPSESASNTLKAKKNAAIVKRWSDRQAPSTELSSSGSSHSKSCDQLRCAPYLSSGDIADALSVHSAGSSSSDVEEINVSFVPESPDGQEKKFWESASQSSPETSGISSASSSASSSSASTTPVAATRTHKRSVSGVCGHSASLPLYNQQVGDCCIIRVSLDVDNGNMYKSILVTSQDKAPAVIRKAMDKHNLEEDEADEYELVQVISDDRKLKIPDNANVFYAMNSTANYDFVLKKRTFTKGAKVRHGASSTLPRMKQKGLRIAKGIF
- the RALGDS gene encoding ral guanine nucleotide dissociation stimulator isoform X1, producing the protein MVQRMWAEAAGPAGGAEPLFPGSRRSRSVWDAVRLEVGGPDSCPVVLHSFTQLDPDLPRLESCTQEIGEELVNGVIHSISLRKVQAHHGANKGQRWLGCENESALNLYETCKVRTVKAGTLEKLVEHLVPAFQGSDLSYVTIFLCTYRAFTTTQQVLDLLFKSRYGRCDALTASSRYGCILPYSDEDGGPQDQLKNAISSILGTWLDQYSEDFCQPPDFPCLKQLVAYVQLNMPGSDLERRAQLLLAQLEHAELTEAEPEALSPAPAPLLKPAPELERALAPESEPELEPAPTPAPEPELEPAPEPAPEPAPAPAPELEPALSQTVDLEAAPVPEPPWPSPVAAENGLNEKPHLLAFPPDLVAEQFTLMDAELFKKVVPYHCLGSIWSQRDKKGKEHLAPTVRATVTQFNSVANCVITTCLGDRTVTARDRARVVEHWIEVARECRVLKNFSSLYAILSALQSNSIHRLKKTWEEVSRDSFRIFQKLSEIFSDENNYSLSRELLIKEGTSKFATLEMNPKRAQKRPKETGVIQGTVPYLGTFLTDLVMLDTAMKDYLYGRLINFEKRRKEFEVIAQIKLLQSACNNYSITPEEHFGAWFRAMERLSETESYNLSCELEPPSESASNTLKAKKNAAIVKRWSDRQAPSTELSSSGSSHSKSCDQLRCAPYLSSGDIADALSVHSAGSSSSDVEEINVSFVPESPDGQEKKFWESASQSSPETSGISSASSSASSSSASTTPVAATRTHKRSVSGVCGHSASLPLYNQQVGDCCIIRVSLDVDNGNMYKSILVTSQDKAPAVIRKAMDKHNLEEDEADEYELVQVISDDRKLKIPDNANVFYAMNSTANYDFVLKKRTFTKGAKVRHGASSTLPRMKQKGLRIAKGIF